GGTACTGTGACCTCTGACGGATACACTACAGTCGGATTCTCAACTGATGACTACGCTGTCGACAAATTGTACGATCGCGACTGGGATGATCCCGACGTTGAAGACGATGAAAATGACTGGCCCAAAAAACAGTTCATCAAGAAGTTTAACCGTGGGATTCATTTTCTCAATCACCTCGGGCACGGTAATGTCGGTTATGCTATGAAGCTGTACAACAACGATGTCGATACGCTCGAAAATGAAAAGTTCGGATTTTTGTATTCACAGACCTGTCTGGCCGGTCATTTCGACAACCAGGCCAACGCATCTGATTGTTTCGCTGAGTATTTGACAGTCAAATTCATGAACGGCTGTTTTGCGCTGGTCATGAATGCGCGTTACGGCTGGGGATCTTACAACTCAACGGATGGCCCCTCACAGAGGTTTCATCGCCGTATGGTAGACGCGGTCTATGCTCAGGACATTCGAAATTTCAGCAAAGCTAACCAGCACTCACGGGAGGAAACGGTTTTTCAAATCGATGACGCCTGTATGCGCTGGTGCTACTACGAGCTCAATTATTTCGGTGATCCAACTATTGAGATGAAATATCACTGCGATGATCTTGATCAGGACGGTTATCCGGGTGAATATTGTGAGTACGATCCGAAGCCTGTAGACAACTGTAAACTGCGTTATAACCCGGACCAGATCGACAGCGATGGTGACAGCTACGGGGACAGTTGCGATGCCTGCCCCGGATATGATGACGATATCGACAGCGACGGTGACAGTGTGGCCGACGGTTGCGACGAATGTCCCGGCTTTGACGATTTCGCGGATGCCGATCATGACGGTATCCCTGACAGTTGCGATGTCTGCCCGAATTACCATAACAGCCAGACTCCCGATTCGGACGGTGATGGGTATCCCAACGGCTGTGATAACTGCGCGTATGCCTATAATCCGGACCAGGCCAATTCTGATGGTGATTCAAACGGTGACGCCTGCGATCAATGCGAGGGGTATGATGACGACATCGATTCGGATATGGATTCTACACCGGATGGATGTGATCTATGCCCGGGATATTTCGATTTTCTCGACCTTGATGGCGACGGTATGCCCAATGATTGCGATAAATGTCCCGGTTTCGATGATTTCGCTGATTACGACGGGGATTCCGAACCTGACAGTTGCGACAATTGCCCGATCACTTATAATCCGGACCAGGTAGATTCCGACGGCAATGGTGTCGGCGATGCCTGTGATAATCTCTGTGGCGATGCCAACAAAGACGGTACGCGTGATGTCTCCGACGCGATGTACATTATCAACTTCGTATTCAACAGCGGTCAGCAACCATCACCCTTGAGGGTTGGCGACGGCAACTGCGACGGTTCGATAGACGTGTCCGACGCGACTTACCTGATAAGTTTCATATTCAGTTCGGGTGGCGCGCCCTGTGATCCCGATGGCGACGGTATTCCTGATTGCTAATCAGGTTTTAGTAGATAAAAAATCCCCGCCAAAAACTATTCGGCGGGGATTTTTTTGAATGCGTTGAAATCAGCAATCCGGAACCTGATCACCGTTTGAATCGCAGGGATTATTGCCTCCCGCAAATGCGTAATTTATAATAAATACTGCGTCTGAAACATCCACACTGGCATCACAGTTTGCATCACCGGAGCTGTATGGTACCGGAGAGGGACCTCCAGAAAAAGCGTAGTTGATGATATAAACCGCGTCAGACACATCGACCACTGAATCGTTATTGGCATCGCCGCAGACATAATCTCCCCGTAGCGAATAAGCCCAGAACGTGGTACATGTGTCGCTGTTCGGATTGTCGCCGTCATCGAGAATCTTGAAGTAAATAATATGAACACCACTCGAGTCTTCCGGCAAAGGCCAGTTTACTGTCGTGTCTTTGCTTTCCGAATCATATTCCCAGATTGGATTCCAGACACCGTTACAGGCATCGATCTGGTAATATGCCCGGTTTAGTCCGAGATTGTCAACGAAGTCGATTTCCATGATAGGAGGGTCAGCGTAGAAACCTCCCGAAGCAGGTGAAACCACGCTGAAGGTTGGAGCGGTACAGTCAATCTGGACCTTCGCACCGCGGCTAACATGGAAGATACTATGGTTGCTCGGATCTCTAAGTGACGAACTGTCGATCATAAAGTCAATTGAATCATGCTGATTAATTCCATTATACACGATACCGAAGGCATTGCCTGGACCGCTCATTGTCGAAAGCAGTGAGACGAAATCAACATGGATGCTGTCACTTCCAATCAATGAGTAGAGCGTGTAGCTTGATGGTGGAACCATCAAATCACCCTTGATGATATCGACAGGATCAATATAGCTGTCGTTATACTTAAAGGTAAAAAACCCGCCCTTGATATTGCCCAGGTATTCATCAATGGAAAGCCACAGAGTATCGGTTCCACCGCAACTGGTCGACTGGAATTTTGGATTGAGAGAAACCAGATTGGACAGGAGCTGGTATTCAATTGAGATACTATTCAACACAGGTGAGAAATCGCCTGATGACACAAAGTTTACGCGGTACTGCAGGTATTGATTTGGTGTTGACTGTATCTGTCCCCCAGCGGTAACCTCTGTCCACTCTTCCCACTCAACGCCGTCCTCGCTGGTACGTGTTTCAATGGTCAAAAGATCTGAAATGGCGGAAGATGCTGTGGCCATTCCGCCCTGGTATGGCCCGCCGGCGCCGGTGTAAGGGCTATACCAGAGACCATTGTGATAATGAATTGCGCCCCTGACTAATCTGTCGTCATCCCATTCACCTTCGCCACCGAGCACAATATCGGGTGCATCCGGTCTGAACCAGGGACCCATCGGGTCGATAGCCCAGGCAGTTCCAAGTTGCCAGTGTTCGTTGGCATAGCTACCGGTATACCGCATGTAGTAAATCCCATCGACCTTGATAATGCTGGGATCAGCGGTCAAACCGCTGTCCCATCCGGAACCGTCCGGATTATGCGGGAGCACCAATCCCTGTCGAGTCCAGGTTCCATCAGCTTCAGGTCCGAGCGGGAATAATGCAGCGGTAGTTGTGGCCAAGCCAATCTGCTCGGCACATCCATTACACTGGAAATCACCCATGTAGTACATATAGTAGGTGTCGCCTTCTTTCCAGACGAAAGGTTCGCTGACACGGAGGGCGTCCCACTGGCCGGTAGCACCCAAATCGAGGATGATCTGGCCTTTAGTCCACGGACCTGTTGGGGCTAAAGCGGTTGCGTATTCAAGCCTCTGCTTGTTGTCGATAGAGAGCGAGACGTCATAGAAAAGATAATAAGTCGAGCCTTCCATGAAAATCTGGGGAGAATAGACATAGTTTTCACCGGCATCCGGGCTCAGGATTGGATTGCCCTCGTATTTGGTCCAGTTCAGGAGATTGGGATCTGTGGTATAAGCGAGCTGAAGTGAACTGTTGGCCGAATAGATCACCCAGTACTTACCATCATACATAATCGGTTGTTGCAGGGGGTCGTCTATGTCAGTCAGGATATTTTCAACCAGCGCGGTACCCGATATGACAGGATTGTTTTCATATTTTTCCCAACTGTTCCAGGGATATGGTGATGTTGTTCCGGTCCAGGTCAGGCTGTCAAAAGAATCCACAGGTCCCAATTCCAGAACCTGTGAGGTGTAACTGCCATCACTGTAAAACTCGTCAATTTCCACCAAACCATACTTGATCCAGTCGATATGTGATTCAGCGACACCACTCTGGTCATTGCGCGAATAATTCAGCATTCTGATCGTATTAGAAGCGGAGTTTAGTGTATCGCCATTGAGTTCACCCACCCAGATATCATCACGATAAACCTGCACCGGCAGGCTGGGATCATCGAAGTCGCCTTCAAGACGAATCTTGTACCAGGTTTCAAGTTCGGTGGTAACATCGACATATGAAACAGTCGGATAAGTTTCATCTTCTTTATAGAAAGAAACCATCCGGTCAGTAAAGATATCCATACGAAAACCTGCATCAGAATTAATTATATCCAGTCTCTGGCATGCACCATGGGGGATTTCGGTGAAAGGATCAACCACTTTGGAATCCTGCAAACTGTCGAAGTACAAATAGAATTCGACCACGAACTGGTTTGTAATTGGCATATTTGTGCGCGAAGCAAAGGCGTAGGACTCCTCAGTGGGATGGGGCATCGACTTTAGATGAATCTGGCCATCGGGATTTTCCTCTGCGACATTGCCGGGTTGGTTTTCAGTGAATGTCCATCCGGCAATACTGTCATCCACAAAATCCCAGGTGCTGGTTGTGAAATAGTCGATCAGGATTTGAGGCTCGTTTTCTGAACCGTCCAGGACAGTCTGGTCGAAAACACCACCAGCGAAATCCGTCTGGGTGTCATGCAGTAGCTGATCACCATGTGCACTATAAAGTGGTATACAGATAAAGCACAATACAGCAAGAAGTGTCCAGGCACTTCCTGTAGTATGATCTTTCAGTATCGATTTAAACATCGCGTTCCTCCTTACAAATAGAAGACCAAATGTGAGTATTTTCAATTGATGCAGTAGTTTCATCTTCAAATCATACCGTTTATTTCAAGAGTGTCATCTTTCTTGTCTGCGAGTAGTTTCCTGTCTCAATGCGGTAGAAGTACACTCCGCTGGCTACTTCCTGCCCTGCTTCATTGCGACCGTTCCAGCTTAAATAGTGACGACCGGCATCCTGATAGTTACTGGCCAGCACATTGACGACCTGTCCCTGGATATTGTAGATCTTCAAGCTGACATAGCCAGCCTTTGGCATATCGTAATAAATCACAGTTTCCATGTTAAATGGATTGGGCCGGTTCTGGGACAACTTATAAACCGCCGGGAGCTGACTGCTGATCATGCCGTTGAATTCCTGTTTCACAACCGGAACCTCATTGTTTGCCCGGTCACGGAGAATGACATCGGCGAAATCCAGCACGTGTGTTTTTCCGGATTTTTTTCGGAAGGTTATCTGGGTTAGTGCGTGATCATCATTAACAAGCAGACCGTTTTCCATAAAGGCCAGGTCGATTTCGATACCATTAGCGTTGTCGCGGCTGATCATAAAAACTCTGTTACCGGCTTCAGCCAGGACTGCGTTTTTGCTGACTCCGATAAACTCCAGTTCATCCGGATTGTAGTCGACAACAATACTTGCCCCTGCTATATCTGCCGGGATTTCTGCAAGATGAATATCGACAATGATTGTGCCTGCAGACCTGTCCTTGACGCGTACGGCTTCCTGCATGTATATTCTGGCAGGCGCATAACTGCCTGCGCTGTATTCTCCCGGCAGGTCTTTTGAGTTCGGCCCTACAGTTCCGTAGTTGATTGCGAAAAGAATCAGGTCTTCAAAATCGATCATGTTATCCGTGAGGGGGATACCAATCGAGCTTCCGTCATCAGTCGGACCGATATCGAACTCATCGTTATAACCCGGATCAGCTGCACCCAGCCAGTAAGTCATCGACAATTCAACCAGATCGGTGTAATAGACACTGCCATCACCGGAAATATCACCCAGCCAGTAATTGGTTGCTCTACCCTGCTGTGAGACCGATGCCGAGGAATAGTTGCCGGCTTGATCATAGGAAAAGATCGTATAATAATATACGTTCCGCGGCATTTCACCGATACCGCTTGAATCACGGTAGCTCTCTCCGATACCCATGTATACCAGGCTGCCATCATTCGGATAATCAGGGTAGCCGAGTGGATTGGGATACTCATCATCGTATTCCGGGTAAGCCTCCTGAAGCCAGGGATTGCGACTAATCATAACGCCCTCGAAAGTGGGATCGCCAACCGGGTTGGTCCAGCTAAGTTTGCACTTCTGATGACCCGCAAGCACTGTGAATCCTGTCGGAGCTTCAGGTGCCGTGGTATCTAATGTAAATGATAAAGCTTCGGGCTGGTACCCGCTTTGATTTCCGGCAGCATCGGAAGCCATGACATGCCAGTAATAAACACCCTGTTCTAAAGCAATCGTCGGGCTGTAAACTGTGTCCTGTATGTCGATCACCGTAATCACATCACTGCTGAAACCCGGATCTGTGCTGTATTCAAGCGTGTACTTTCCACCCACTCCCCCGGTAGCACTCCATATAAATTCCGGAGTGTTATCATTTATATAACTTTCATCCGCCGGCACAAACAGGACCGGGTAATCCGGTGGATCGGTGTCAACTGTAAATGATCCCGAGCTTGCCTGGTAACCGCTTCCACCCGATAGATTGTAAGCTTCAACTCTCCAGTACCAGATGCCATCCGGTACCAGTGCTGATGATGGTGTGTAGGTAGTATCTGTCAGGTTAGAGACTGTGACAGCCTGAGGTCCGAAGCCAGGATCGAGAGAGTACTGGAGATTATAGTGACCGTACTCATCGGTCGTCTCGCTCCAGATAAACGTCGGCAGGCTGTTATTGGTAATCACTTCTTCTTCAGGTTCTATCAGGACCGGCACATCCGGTAGAATCAGCACTACCGTCACTTCTGCATCGACAGTAGTATGATCCAGATCCTGCAGGAAATCATCCTGCAAAGTGGAAGAGATAAAACTGATCGAGGTCGGATCAACTTCCGCCAAAGCTGTAAACTCTATCGTAAGGATAGTTCCCGGACCAGCAAGTGGTGATGGATCCAGAATTTCGAAATCGATATGAACCTGGTCTGTACTCACGAGATGGCTGAGTGAGTGATTTATGGGCATATCCGGACCGGCATAGACATCTACCAGAGAAAGATAGCTCTCATCGAAGCCTATGTCGAGATCTCCTGAACGGACATCTTCAATATTATGATCGAAGTATAAGTCGACAGTGATGTTGTAACCAACACTCACCTCCTGCGAAGCGGGCAGTAGTGAAATCTCTCCGATTTGTACTTCCTGGTAGCTGAAATTGACCTCGGATAGCATTGGAGATTCTGTTTCAGAGATGCGGTCAAATGTTGCTCGGTACTGGAAATAATATTCAGGATTTGACTGAATAGTGCCACCGTTGGTCACGGACTGCCATGCTTCCCAATTCGAACCGTCAGAGCTTGAACGTGTCTCAAACAACAGGAGATCATCCCGCCCTCCGGACCTCACA
The sequence above is drawn from the Candidatus Zixiibacteriota bacterium genome and encodes:
- a CDS encoding T9SS type A sorting domain-containing protein gives rise to the protein MFNQERKMYTRKLLPAKTAIGAIVLICLMAALSTAATLVHDTQTEFSAGTFNQTVLEGTELAPQILLDTYKTYNWSFEDDTISGWTYTANQAGNIAEENPDGEIHLKSVQHTTSESYAFASRSDINIGSTFVAEFYIYFDSLQDSKVIDPYTETPYGACQRLDISNSAVGFRMDIFTDRMVSFIKDGETYPTVASFDIITELETWYKIRLEADFTAPNLPVQVYRDDVWVGELLADSSNGASQIIRMLNYSRNSSSGTAESHFEWIKYGTKEESYLSTGMYTSDILVLDAGSLGVFLWSEDTATVRSGGRDDLLLFETRSSSDGSNWEAWQSVTNGGTIQSNPEYYFQYRATFDRISETESPMLSEVNFSYQEVQIGEISLLPASQEVSVGYNITVDLYFDHNIEDVRSGDLDIGFDESYLSLVDVYAGPDMPINHSLSHLVSTDQVHIDFEILDPSPLAGPGTILTIEFTALAEVDPTSISFISSTLQDDFLQDLDHTTVDAEVTVVLILPDVPVLIEPEEEVITNNSLPTFIWSETTDEYGHYNLQYSLDPGFGPQAVTVSNLTDTTYTPSSALVPDGIWYWRVEAYNLSGGSGYQASSGSFTVDTDPPDYPVLFVPADESYINDNTPEFIWSATGGVGGKYTLEYSTDPGFSSDVITVIDIQDTVYSPTIALEQGVYYWHVMASDAAGNQSGYQPEALSFTLDTTAPEAPTGFTVLAGHQKCKLSWTNPVGDPTFEGVMISRNPWLQEAYPEYDDEYPNPLGYPDYPNDGSLVYMGIGESYRDSSGIGEMPRNVYYYTIFSYDQAGNYSSASVSQQGRATNYWLGDISGDGSVYYTDLVELSMTYWLGAADPGYNDEFDIGPTDDGSSIGIPLTDNMIDFEDLILFAINYGTVGPNSKDLPGEYSAGSYAPARIYMQEAVRVKDRSAGTIIVDIHLAEIPADIAGASIVVDYNPDELEFIGVSKNAVLAEAGNRVFMISRDNANGIEIDLAFMENGLLVNDDHALTQITFRKKSGKTHVLDFADVILRDRANNEVPVVKQEFNGMISSQLPAVYKLSQNRPNPFNMETVIYYDMPKAGYVSLKIYNIQGQVVNVLASNYQDAGRHYLSWNGRNEAGQEVASGVYFYRIETGNYSQTRKMTLLK